Genomic window (Rhododendron vialii isolate Sample 1 chromosome 4a, ASM3025357v1):
AGGGCGACAATTGTCCGCCCCgtccaaagaagaagaagaagaagagtacaggggagagtaaaaagaagaaaaaagtgcCGGTATGTCAATAACTAACGATGCTTTGTACTGTGCTTAGGAGTTGAAATGCTTAATCATGGGATTTCACCTTTATGCGCATTTATGTCCATATATAGGTAGTTATGCCTTTGAATATGTATCCTTTTTCATTGTGGTCCTATCCAATTTGAGTTGACCCCACTTTAACACAACTACTTAATTCATTACCACAAATCgctttttgattgttttaaCATGTACATGTTTCATACTAACAAAATTACCACCCAATACCTGCTATGTGTGCTACCTTTGTGATAATGAAATTACTACCATGCTAATATAATTTTTCGTTTGTTTATACATACAGCTTATTATAAAGACAAGGTGTTCCCCTAGGAAATTTGTTTCCTTGATTGGTGAATTGACTCAAGACCAACGTGATGCAATCAAAGCATGTAATCCATTCCATTCATTACTTCATGTGAAGTGTGGCCATCTACATAGAGTCTTTGCTATGCATTTGGTCCAATGTTTCAATCCAGAAACTTGTAGCATCGAATTTAGGAGGGGCCTAATTGTTCATATTACTAAAGAAGATGTTGCAAGAGTTTTAGGGATGCCAATATGGGACACACCTGTGCCTACGGAATGCCTTGAATTGCAcagaacaaaaattgaagagGACTTTAAGGGAGGTTTTAAGGGGATTGAAATCGTGAAATTGGAAAATGTGATTAGGGAAGGGGATACTGATGGGAAGTTTCATAGGGCTTACATGCTATTTACATTAGGATGCTTGTTGTGCCCCACCACGAAGGAAATTGCGGGGAATAGATTGTTCCCTGGGGTGATTGCCGACGACCTTGAAACCTTAAAGACGTATAAGTGGCCGGCCTTTGTGTTGGATTGGTTGGTGAACGAGATTTGAAATTATAAGGTTCGGGTAACCGAAGGTCGTGGACGGAAGGCAGAAGGAGTTGGTGGTAGTCTGTTCCTTTTGATGGTATGTTTACTTAATCTTTTGTAGCATTCTATTTAACACTTTCAATAACAATATTATGGTTTATGTAGgaagttaaaaattatgactgaTTTGTTTTGCAGGTCATATGTTTTGACTTACATCCGTTGGATGTTGAAATTGGGAAGGAACCTGAGCCTCCTATTGGCTTATGGACAAAGGAATTGATCGatatttgaatttccaaagaGGCGGAGGACAAGCCAAAagaggattattttttttctcagttcCCTCCCCATAATTTGAAAAATCAGGTGATGGTATTGGCTTAGTTTCAATATTTCATATATTCATGGTTCTTTTACATTGCCTCAATTAGTTTTCACATATGCTCATATTTTGGTTTATCTTATACCATTTCAGATCTGTATTGATATGTACAAAGATTTCATGCGTCAATTTATGAATAACTTAAAAAGGTTGCATGAAATGGATGCTGCTATGGGCGAGCCTGTCGTTGGAAGCCCTGCTCTTCGAAGCCTTCAAGATGGTCCACGGGCAGAACCTGTTGAAGATGAAGGCCATTCGCCACAATTTAGTGGAAATTTTGAACTACATGAATATGAGGACCAGGGGGagtgggaggaggaggagcagggGGATCAGATTCATAAGGGGGATGAGGGGGATCATATTAAGGAGCGGGGGGATCAGATTCATAAGGGGGAGGAGGGGGATCATATTAAGGAGAAGGGGGATGAGATTGAGGAGAAAGGGGAGGTGGGGGGGACTTCCAAAATCATGGATGGGTCGGCGTCCTGTAAGCGAAAGCAGGGAGCGGTGGCGATCTCAACTGATCCCACAAAGAGAAAACGTCGAAGAAATGTGAAGCCGAGCCCATCTATTAAATCTCCTTTTGTTGCACAACCCTTCGTCAAGACAACAAAAttaaaggaagaagaagaatcagtCATTAACTATCTTATTAGGGGACCGACAAATGATTTAAGGTACCTTTATCTTTTTCGCGACATACCATATTACTTGTAAGGGACAGACAATCGGTTACATTTCTGAAACCATGCTATCTCTTTCCCGATTTTGGTATACtaacaaaatattttggcaCAACAGTGAGGTGTTGATCCGTATTGAAGGGGCAAAGTGGCCTCTTACTCACAAGGAAGTTGCTCAATCGTTTAAACTGAGGGGCCTTGTGTGTAATATGGTATGTTCCATACTTCAATTTGTGTTATTTGTGTCATAACGTTGAATAACTGTCATACACTGGACTACACGTAGGTTATGTACACTTTTACGGATTGGCGAATGCTGAAGGAAAGAGCCCATGCGACCAAGGCTCATCCATCACGTCACATTTTCTCTCCAGCCTTTGCGGTAACATATCCTTCTTAttatggttaattttttttgttttttgactttatttctgatgtatttcaaaaaaaaattccccagtCCAATCTACTTGCAACTGAAAGTGACAAGTACAGCAATGTATTGCGGGATGATTGCGACCCTGATAAACTAGGTTATGACGTGTTAAAATGCGACATGGTACGTAACTAATCCCAATATATACCGTATTCCATTGTTTATGATGTGTGCCCCAATGTTATTTTGACCTAATGGTGGCCTATTATTTTCAGCTTTCCTTGCCTGTGCTTGAAAGTGAACATTGGTTTTGCGTGTGCATATCCCTTGTTGAGTCACGCGTTTATATTCTTGACTCAATGAAGCACGCGGGACAAAACTTGGATCAATTGGAGCAAGTTAACATTTTAGTAAGTTGTCGCTGGACCTAATGCATTATATCTTGATTGCCGCACTTGTTATTATACTTACAAACTTGTTTTCAATTTCGATTATAGCAAAAGAATCTATTTGCACTCCTGAAGAAGAGACGTACGCGAAGTTCACGAAATGATTCCCGCATATTTGAAGTTCAATATGCGGATGTGCCACAACAGACAAACTTGTTAGTCATAACTTCCTTGACTTGTGCAACTTATTTTGTCATTCTTTTGGGCGTTGTAGTcatgtctttcaattttgtttttgtagccATGATTGTGGAATTTATGTCATGAAGTATGTGGACCGTTGGGATGGTCGAACTTATCCTTCGACTGAACTTCACAGAGGTCATATTCCAACCATTCGTAAAAAGCTTTTACTTCATCTTTCATGGATGAAGCAAATAAGGAAAGAGACTCCATATTAAAAATCATCCCAAGGCAATAAACGTAAGCATATTACTCTTACCTGTGTTTTTATAGTTAATGATATAATTGTTTGTTACCTCATTACATATTGGGATgctattttatttcaatttctgAGGTCTCGATCTCGACTGGGATTAAGAAAGTTGGAAGTCCTTGATAGTTCGAAGAATATGAAAAAAGGGGAATTCCAAGAAAAAGGGATCCTGaagtaaatatgttattacggtatttgttttgaagatgTTCACATTGTGTTCAAGAACCTCTGCAGGGACATCTTATTTCTGCCCTTTTTCTGAATGCATTTTGCATGTTTGAAAGGTTGGAATATATGTGCGGATATGATTTTTAGCTAGGAAGTACATAGGTTTTGAAACCTTTAAGGTAGCAGCTTGCTATGTTGTTTTAAACAGCATATAGGGTTGGGTTTTATATATGACACGCTCCATCAAACTTGATTTCTGAACGTGTGTGAAAATTAGAAATAAACTTGGTGGGTACATAGATTGTCTACTATTCCTCATAGACAACTGTATCCCTTTGCAGTAGCACTCTGAGTGTCCCTTCCTTAGCTTTACGGTCGAATGGCCATTTACCTTTTATAAAATGATGAATCTAGATGGGATATCCATGTTACGTCGTCCTTTTACCAAACCCCCAATGTCTTAATGAAGATTTGTTCCAAGAGAATGAGCATTCCATTCCTGCTTAGTTCCATTAAACCAAAGGTTGGCAATATTTATGGACCGAGCTAGGACCTATGTTCGGAACTTACATGAATCCCTTAATTAGGTTGACTTGTGAATGATAGTAGTTGCTTTGTACAGCCAATTTGAGTTCAGCGAATGTGTATGCAGATCCTATGCTATACCATTAGTGAAGTGAAGGTTgagttcaattttcatattcCTATTGCACGAAACAAGAATGGCACTATTCGTTTGTGTCCATCACTTTTCACGGGTTTCTAATTTGTCACACTTTTTATGGTTTTCATTTTGTGATATGCTATTCTACAATTTTCGtttatgttttttctttgttttcctagCTACATGGACTCTCGAAGATGTATCATTTAGCCTTGTCAATATTTCATTGTTGGAGATTATGGGGTATTCGTGGTCAAATTCATGTAGTTGATACTCCTGTGGATTGTGTGCAGGATACTTTGAAGTGATTTTATGGGTTCGTGGGTTCCTTATTGTTCGTGGGTTCCTGATTTGCTACCCAAACGGAGATTGGGTACTTCTCCTTTGTCAGTTAGGTTAATGCACAAATACAAACCCCCCAAATACTACAATTTTTTGAGTTGTAAGGTGCTAGTACATGTGGATGTGGATGGGGACAAATACTACAGTTTCATATATTCTTTTGTTATGAATTGTGACATCTTATATAGCTATTGTCCCGTTGTCTCTTAGTTTTGAGGGCAGTTATTTCTTAAAGTGTGTAGCTATTGCATTTACAATGACGAATTATATGTCAGTTTTTGTGCTGTATCAATTCTGTTATTGATGTTGCAGCTGTTTGCTATTGTATTGTGTTGTTGTTCTGGCTGCTGTAATGAATAGTAGCTGCCCGTTATCTGCTCTTGCTGCTACTGTATTGTGTTGCTGTTTTGTGTATCCTGCTGCTGCTGTTCTATGCTGCTGTTTCTGCTGCTATATCAGTCCAGCAGAATATAACATAACAACTTAATTTCCACAATAGCCTACTTTATTTCATAGGAGCAACATATGTGAATTCACAGAGCAGCTGTCTCTGACAACAAAACATAAAGTTCTTGCATAGATCCAACAATAATACTACCACAATTTATAATTACTAGAATCAATGTATGAATACAATAACTCCTATTCGTCATCAGAATAATCAAATACTT
Coding sequences:
- the LOC131323908 gene encoding uncharacterized protein LOC131323908 — its product is MDAAMGEPVVGSPALRSLQDGPRAEPVEDEGHSPQFSGNFELHEYEDQGEWEEEEQGDQIHKGDEGDHIKERGDQIHKGEEGDHIKEKGDEIEEKGEVGGTSKIMDGSASCKRKQGAVAISTDPTKRKRRRNVKPSPSIKSPFVAQPFVKTTKLKEEEESVINYLIRGPTNDLSEVLIRIEGAKWPLTHKEVAQSFKLRGLVCNMVMYTFTDWRMLKERAHATKAHPSRHIFSPAFASNLLATESDKYSNVLRDDCDPDKLGYDVLKCDMLSLPVLESEHWFCVCISLVESRVYILDSMKHAGQNLDQLEQVNILQKNLFALLKKRRTRSSRNDSRIFEVQYADVPQQTNLLVITSLTCATYFVILLGVVVMSFNFVFVAMIVEFMS